The Streptomyces sp. NBC_00306 sequence GCCACCGGGTGCGTCCCTCCACGCCCAGCACTACATCGTCCGGACCACGAAAGGGCCACCAGCCCGGCACGTCGAAACCCCAGCGGCGCTGCAGATCCAGGCCGCCCAGCAGTGCGCCGCCACCGAGGGCGAACAGACCAAGGCCCAGCAGTCCCAGCAGCACCCGGTTCGCTGTCTTGAGCATCGGGATCGACTCAGCCCTTCTTCGAACGCCGCACGCGCACGGACAGCGTGGGTTGCCGGGACAGCCCCAGGGTTGTCGTGGCCTTGCCCAGCGTGGCATCGAGGTCCGCGCGAACCTCGTCGAGATCACGGAAGTGTGACTGCGCCCGGGCTTTGACCTTCCGGCGCCCGACATCGACCCGAGCCGACTCGACACCGGGCACCCGCACGGCCCGGTCACGGAGGATCAGGGCAGCTGCGCGGCGGTCGAGCCCGGCGCGGACCTCCCCGATTTCTCGGCTGCCGATGGGCTGCCGCATGGGTAGCAGCCTGCGCAGTCCCGGCGTCACCGCCAGCAGGAAGAGCCACAGGCCCAGGGCCATCGCCACTGCGGCTCCGGCAATCACCCAGATGTCGTCCAACGGCCGCGTGGCCAGCTCATCGGCGAGCTGCCGTCGCCAGCGCATCCCGGGCCGGCCCGCCCGCACCGACACCACGTCGTACAGGAGCAGTCCAGTAGCTGTGACGGACAGCAGGGCCACCATGGTCGCGGGGATCCGCCGTGCAGACCAAAAACGGTGCGACGACCTGCCCGATTCACGAACGGCCTCTTTTGTCGCGCCGGTATCCGGGGGCCCTCCCGGAGAAGCTGCCTCTCCAGGATCGGAGGGAGAGCCGCTGCCGCCGGTCGGGCGCCACGTGTTCGCGCTCATTTCACCCTCTCCTGGTCTGTACGCCGCGAGTGGACCGAGTGCAGCCTCTCCACCGAGACCACGAGGTCAGACACATCCATGCCGGCCCATGCCCTGAGCCGTTCGGCGACCTCTCGGCGCACCGCAGCGCACTGAGCACCGATGTCCGACGGATAGCCCAGCTCCAGGGCGATGCGCATCCGCACTTCGCCGAGCACCGATCCGAGCTCGGCGGAATCACGCCCTCGCTCTCTGTCATTCCGCTCCGGTGCGCGCCGCACCAACCTGGTCCGCGCGGCGTCCGGCGGCCCGGAGGTACGTCACCGGCCGTCTCGGTGAACCGACTCAGCGCCTCGCGCGTCACCTGGGAAGCAATCTTCGCGGCGACCCGGTCGGTGACTGTGGTCGCGCCCCGCTCCTCGCGAGGGACGGCTGGGCGTCGATCGGCTGCCCTGGTCACTGCCGCCAGTCTCTCCGAGCGCCTCGCTGGTCATCGCGGATCCGCTGCTGGTCGCTTCGGCGGCGGACAAAGT is a genomic window containing:
- a CDS encoding DUF6286 domain-containing protein gives rise to the protein MSANTWRPTGGSGSPSDPGEAASPGGPPDTGATKEAVRESGRSSHRFWSARRIPATMVALLSVTATGLLLYDVVSVRAGRPGMRWRRQLADELATRPLDDIWVIAGAAVAMALGLWLFLLAVTPGLRRLLPMRQPIGSREIGEVRAGLDRRAAALILRDRAVRVPGVESARVDVGRRKVKARAQSHFRDLDEVRADLDATLGKATTTLGLSRQPTLSVRVRRSKKG